The proteins below come from a single Asanoa ferruginea genomic window:
- the scpA gene encoding methylmalonyl-CoA mutase, which translates to MRRGRCDPIRSARPRGVTVIPDFSALRLEGDPAVDPADWAAAFKQETGHDPSELVWATPETIPVKTLYTPEDLAGLDFLDTMPGVAPYLRGPYPTMYVTQPWTIRQYAGFSTAEESNAFYRRNLAAGQKGLSVAFDLPTHRGYDSDHPRVAGDVGMAGVAIDSIYDMRQLFDGIPLDRMSVSMTMNGAVLPVLALYVVAAEEQGVAPEQLSGTIQNDILKEFMVRNTYIYPPAPSMRIISDIFAYTSQRMPRFNSISISGYHIQEAGATADLELAYTLADGVEYLRAGRDAGLDVDAFAPRLSFFWAIGMNFFMEVAKLRAGRLLWAKLVKEFNPSNPKSLSLRTHCQTSGWSLTAQDVFNNVMRTCVEAMAATQGHTQSLHTNALDEALALPTDFSARIARNTQLLLQQESGTTRAIDPWGGSYYVERLTHDLAARAWEHISEVEAAGGMARAIDEGIPKLRVEEAAARTQARIDSGRQPVIGVNKYRVDSDEPIEVLKVDNRAVRASQIEKLRRLRAERDDDACRAALEALTRGAAAAVEGTRGPGLEQNLLALAIDAARAKATVGEISDALETVYGRHTARIRTISGVYRQEAGEVSNIEKARAAAAAFAEAEGRQPRILVAKMGQDGHDRGQKVVATAFADLGFDVDVGPLFSTPAEVARQAVEADVHVVGVNSLAAGHLTLVPALRDELAALDRPDIMIIVGGVVPPQDYPALREAGAAAIYAPGTVLADAAIELLADMSARLGHPQAA; encoded by the coding sequence ATGCGACGCGGCCGCTGTGATCCGATCCGTTCTGCACGACCTCGAGGTGTCACAGTGATCCCCGACTTCTCCGCCCTCCGCCTCGAAGGCGACCCCGCGGTCGACCCCGCCGATTGGGCGGCCGCGTTCAAGCAGGAGACCGGCCACGACCCGAGCGAGCTGGTCTGGGCGACACCCGAGACCATCCCGGTCAAGACGCTCTACACGCCGGAAGATCTGGCGGGCCTGGATTTCCTCGACACGATGCCGGGCGTAGCGCCGTACCTCCGCGGCCCTTATCCGACCATGTATGTGACCCAGCCCTGGACGATCCGGCAGTACGCGGGATTCTCGACCGCGGAGGAGTCCAACGCGTTCTACCGGCGCAACCTCGCCGCCGGGCAGAAGGGGCTCTCGGTCGCCTTCGATCTGCCCACGCACCGCGGCTACGACTCCGACCATCCGCGGGTCGCCGGTGACGTCGGCATGGCCGGGGTCGCGATCGACTCCATCTATGACATGCGGCAGCTCTTCGACGGCATCCCGCTCGACAGGATGAGCGTGTCGATGACGATGAACGGGGCCGTGCTGCCGGTGCTGGCGCTCTACGTCGTCGCCGCCGAGGAGCAGGGCGTCGCGCCGGAGCAGCTTTCCGGGACCATCCAGAACGACATCCTCAAAGAGTTCATGGTCCGCAACACCTACATCTATCCACCGGCGCCGTCGATGCGGATCATCTCCGACATCTTCGCTTACACCTCGCAGCGGATGCCGCGGTTCAACTCCATCTCGATCTCCGGCTACCACATCCAGGAGGCCGGTGCGACCGCCGACCTGGAACTGGCCTACACGCTGGCCGACGGCGTCGAATACCTGCGCGCCGGGCGTGACGCGGGCCTCGACGTCGACGCGTTCGCACCGCGGCTCTCGTTCTTCTGGGCGATCGGCATGAACTTCTTCATGGAGGTCGCCAAGCTCCGCGCCGGGCGGCTGCTGTGGGCCAAACTGGTCAAGGAGTTCAACCCCAGCAACCCCAAATCGCTCAGCCTGCGTACGCACTGCCAGACGTCCGGTTGGTCGTTGACCGCGCAGGACGTGTTCAACAACGTGATGCGCACCTGCGTCGAGGCGATGGCCGCCACCCAGGGCCACACCCAGTCGCTGCACACCAACGCGCTCGACGAGGCGCTGGCCCTGCCGACCGACTTCTCCGCGCGGATCGCCCGCAACACCCAGTTGCTGTTGCAGCAGGAGTCCGGCACGACCCGGGCGATCGACCCGTGGGGCGGCAGCTACTACGTCGAACGGTTGACCCACGACCTGGCGGCCCGCGCCTGGGAGCACATCTCCGAGGTCGAAGCCGCCGGCGGGATGGCCCGCGCGATCGACGAGGGCATCCCGAAGCTGCGCGTCGAGGAGGCCGCCGCCCGCACCCAGGCGCGGATCGACTCCGGCCGGCAGCCGGTGATCGGCGTCAACAAATACCGCGTCGACAGCGACGAGCCGATCGAGGTGCTCAAGGTCGACAACCGGGCGGTCCGGGCCAGCCAGATCGAGAAGCTGCGCCGGCTGCGCGCCGAACGCGACGACGACGCCTGCCGGGCCGCGCTGGAGGCTTTGACCCGCGGCGCGGCGGCGGCCGTCGAGGGCACGCGCGGGCCCGGCCTGGAACAGAACCTGCTCGCGCTGGCCATCGACGCCGCCCGCGCCAAGGCGACCGTCGGCGAGATCTCCGATGCGCTGGAAACGGTGTACGGGCGGCACACCGCGCGGATCCGCACCATCTCCGGCGTCTACCGGCAGGAGGCCGGCGAGGTGTCCAACATCGAGAAAGCTCGGGCGGCCGCGGCGGCCTTCGCCGAGGCCGAGGGCCGCCAGCCGCGCATCCTGGTCGCCAAGATGGGCCAGGACGGCCACGACCGCGGCCAGAAGGTGGTCGCGACCGCGTTCGCCGACCTCGGCTTCGACGTCGACGTGGGCCCGCTGTTCTCGACGCCGGCCGAGGTGGCCCGCCAGGCCGTGGAGGCCGACGTGCACGTGGTCGGCGTCAACTCGCTGGCGGCCGGGCACCTGACCCTGGTGCCGGCGCTGCGCGACGAACTCGCCGCCCTCGACCGCCCCGACATCATGATCATTGTCGGTGGCGTCGTGCCGCCACAGGACTACCCGGCACTGCGCGAGGCCGGCGCCGCGGCGATCTACGCACCGGGCACGGTCCTCGCCGACGCCGCGATCGAGCTTCTCGCCGACATGTCCGCCCGCCTCGGCCACCCGCAGGCCGCATGA
- a CDS encoding methylmalonyl-CoA mutase family protein, whose amino-acid sequence MTSPTDELPLAADFPAATHAQWQALALGVARKLGLAGDDTAAGEVDHLLATTTYDGIEVPPLHTRPARPAAVGAPGLAPFTRGASAAGPVVGGWDIRQRHDDPDPEATNAAVLDDLENGATSVWLRVGGSGMPAAGLAAALRGVYLDLAGVVLDAGAEFGPAADAWWHLVESSGVALDQVSGNLGADPIGWRARTGGRCGGGMGPTARDGGDSGPAAHEDSDGNAGDSGAGNGNGAGANLTADLALAARWAARCAAATPRVRAVTVDATVYHDAGGSDAQELGCAVATGVAYLRAFTDAGLDLADAFNQLEFRYAVNADQFLGIAKLRAARRLWARVAEACGLPEAGAQRQHAVTSAAMMTGRDPWVNLLRTTLAGFAASVGGAQAVTILPFDHRLGRPDRLARRMARNTQSLLLEEASLGRVVDPAGGSWYVESLTDALAERAWDWFTELERAGGITAALDAGLVAAQLDATWQRRAANLAHRRDPITGVSEFPNLGEQLPTRAPRPPEPSGGLPRHHYAEPFEELRARADGARVLLATIGPVAQHSARAGFAANLFAAGGIETVRASDNFSGRVACICGSDKAYAESVVDVVQALRAAGVRTIWLAGKPADIPGVDGYLYAGCDAAAVIRSVLHDLEVSQ is encoded by the coding sequence ATGACGTCCCCCACCGACGAGCTGCCGCTGGCGGCCGACTTCCCGGCCGCGACGCACGCCCAGTGGCAGGCGCTCGCCCTCGGCGTCGCACGCAAGCTCGGCCTGGCCGGCGACGACACCGCCGCGGGCGAGGTCGACCACCTGCTGGCCACCACGACCTACGACGGCATCGAGGTGCCCCCGCTGCACACCAGGCCGGCCCGCCCGGCCGCGGTGGGTGCGCCGGGTCTGGCCCCGTTCACCCGGGGCGCCAGCGCCGCCGGCCCGGTCGTGGGCGGCTGGGACATCCGGCAACGGCACGACGACCCCGACCCCGAGGCCACCAACGCGGCGGTGCTCGACGACCTGGAAAACGGCGCCACCTCCGTCTGGCTGCGGGTCGGCGGCTCGGGCATGCCCGCGGCCGGCCTCGCCGCCGCGCTGCGGGGCGTCTATCTCGACCTCGCCGGCGTCGTGCTCGACGCGGGCGCCGAGTTCGGCCCGGCCGCCGACGCCTGGTGGCACCTCGTCGAGTCGAGCGGCGTCGCCCTCGACCAGGTCTCGGGCAACCTCGGCGCGGACCCGATCGGCTGGCGAGCCCGCACCGGCGGCCGCTGCGGCGGCGGCATGGGGCCTACTGCCCGCGACGGCGGCGATAGCGGCCCTGCCGCTCACGAAGACAGCGACGGCAACGCTGGCGACAGCGGCGCTGGCAACGGCAATGGCGCAGGCGCCAACCTGACGGCCGACCTGGCGCTCGCCGCGCGTTGGGCTGCCCGATGTGCCGCGGCCACACCGCGGGTGCGGGCGGTCACCGTCGACGCGACCGTCTATCACGACGCCGGTGGCAGCGACGCGCAGGAGCTTGGCTGCGCCGTGGCGACCGGCGTCGCCTACCTGCGGGCCTTCACCGACGCGGGCCTCGATCTCGCCGACGCGTTCAACCAGCTCGAGTTCCGCTATGCCGTCAACGCCGACCAGTTCCTCGGGATCGCCAAGCTGCGGGCCGCCCGCCGGCTGTGGGCCCGGGTCGCCGAGGCCTGTGGACTGCCCGAAGCCGGCGCACAGCGCCAGCACGCGGTCACGTCCGCGGCGATGATGACCGGGCGGGACCCCTGGGTCAATCTGCTCCGCACGACGCTGGCCGGGTTCGCCGCGAGTGTCGGCGGCGCCCAGGCCGTGACGATCCTGCCGTTCGACCACCGGCTGGGCCGGCCCGACCGGCTCGCCCGGCGGATGGCCCGCAACACCCAGTCGCTGCTGCTCGAAGAGGCCAGCCTGGGCCGGGTCGTCGATCCGGCCGGCGGCTCCTGGTATGTCGAGTCGCTCACCGACGCCCTGGCCGAGCGGGCCTGGGACTGGTTCACCGAGCTGGAACGCGCCGGTGGCATCACCGCCGCCCTCGACGCCGGGTTGGTCGCCGCCCAGCTCGACGCCACCTGGCAGCGCCGCGCCGCCAACCTCGCGCACCGGCGCGATCCGATCACCGGCGTCAGCGAGTTCCCCAACCTGGGCGAGCAGCTACCGACCCGAGCGCCCCGGCCGCCGGAGCCGAGCGGCGGGTTACCCCGGCACCATTACGCCGAGCCGTTTGAGGAGCTGCGGGCCCGGGCTGACGGGGCACGCGTCCTGCTGGCCACGATCGGGCCGGTCGCGCAGCACAGCGCCCGGGCGGGCTTCGCCGCCAACCTCTTCGCCGCCGGCGGGATCGAAACCGTCCGCGCGAGCGACAACTTCAGCGGCCGGGTCGCTTGCATTTGCGGCTCTGACAAGGCGTACGCCGAATCGGTTGTCGATGTTGTGCAAGCCCTGCGCGCGGCCGGTGTGCGAACGATCTGGCTGGCCGGCAAGCCCGCCGACATCCCCGGCGTCGACGGTTACCTCTACGCCGGATGCGACGCGGCCGCTGTGATCCGATCCGTTCTGCACGACCTCGAGGTGTCACAGTGA
- a CDS encoding ABC transporter ATP-binding protein — protein MTQTRPQPVIELSDATFRRAGKEILQQVTFTVRAGEHWALLGPNGAGKSTILGLCGALTHPTTGAVHVLGSRLGRVELQALRRTIGHVNPRHPLRSPLRARDVVLTGLTGSVELPPRWQPSGDDLDQADALLDTLGLAGMADELWPTLSQGERGRLLIARALISRPRLLLLDEPSTGLDVAAREQLLETIDLLDETHPDTASIVVTHHLEELPATTTHALLLRAGRVVAAGPARAVLTTANVSAAFDHPIEVGHRDGRWTAQAARKRTA, from the coding sequence GTGACCCAGACCCGCCCACAACCGGTCATCGAGCTGTCGGATGCGACATTTCGCCGTGCGGGCAAGGAGATCCTTCAGCAGGTCACCTTCACCGTGCGCGCCGGTGAGCATTGGGCCCTGCTCGGGCCCAACGGAGCGGGCAAGAGCACGATCCTCGGCCTCTGCGGTGCCCTCACCCACCCGACGACCGGTGCCGTCCACGTCCTCGGCAGCCGACTCGGGCGGGTCGAGCTCCAGGCATTGCGCCGGACGATCGGCCACGTCAACCCGCGGCACCCGCTGCGGTCGCCGCTGCGCGCCCGCGACGTCGTGTTGACCGGGCTGACCGGATCGGTCGAGCTGCCGCCGCGCTGGCAACCCAGCGGCGACGACCTCGACCAGGCCGACGCGCTGCTCGACACGCTCGGGCTGGCCGGCATGGCCGACGAGCTCTGGCCGACCCTGTCGCAGGGCGAGCGCGGGCGCCTGCTGATCGCCCGTGCCCTCATCAGCCGACCGCGCCTGTTGCTGCTCGACGAACCGTCGACGGGGCTCGACGTCGCGGCCCGGGAGCAGCTCCTCGAGACCATCGACCTGCTCGACGAGACCCATCCGGATACCGCGTCGATCGTGGTCACCCACCACCTCGAGGAGCTGCCCGCGACGACCACGCACGCGCTGCTGCTGCGGGCCGGGCGGGTCGTCGCCGCCGGTCCGGCCCGCGCGGTGCTCACCACCGCCAACGTGTCCGCGGCGTTCGACCACCCCATCGAGGTCGGGCACCGCGACGGCCGCTGGACCGCACAAGCGGCGAGGAAGCGAACGGCCTAG
- a CDS encoding ribonucleoside-diphosphate reductase subunit alpha: MTVTQEKTAVPEQRRHVMQVRKRNGDLEAVDVNKIVRAVERWVGDLDEVDPMRVATKTISGLYDGATTAELDKLSIQTAAELIGEEPQYSRLAARLLAAYVDKEVRGQGVASFSQSIRYAFDQGLIGDETAAFVAANARKLDDAVDPAGDQRFEYFGLRTVADRYLLRHPQTRLNVETPQYWLLRVACGLSTTPAEAIGFYRLMSSLAYLPSSPTLFNSGTRHTQMSSCFLVDSPRDELDSIYERYHQVAKLSKFSGGIGISWSRVRGRGALIRGTNGKSNGIVPFLKTLDAGVAAVNQGGRRKGAACVYLEPWHPDVEEFLELRDNTGEDSRRTHNLNLANWIPDEFMRRVEADEDWSLIDPSDAPELPDLFGEAFDDAYRAAEKKAVKTVKARDLYGRMMRTLAQTGNGWITFKDRSNELSNQTGAPGNSIHLSNLCTEILEVNSDEETAVCNLGSINVGAHLDADGIDWERLRATVRTAVVFLDRVIDINYYPSAQAAASNPRWRPVGLGLMGLQDVFFARRLPFDSDAAKELSTRIQEEILLTALETSAGLAEEFGAHPAFAETRAAQGDLHPDLWGATPTQTERWAALKTRIAANGLRNSLLVAIAPTATIASIAGCYECIEPQVSNLFKRETISGEFMQINTYLVRELKALGLWTAPIRERIKRAEGSVQDIAELPADVRDLFRTAWELPQRALIDLAAARAPFIDQSQSLNLFLSAPTIGKLSSMYLYAWKAGLKTTYYLRSRPATRIQQATVAITTLPTVVTDAEALACSLENPESCEACQ, from the coding sequence ATGACGGTCACGCAGGAAAAGACGGCCGTGCCGGAGCAGCGCCGGCACGTGATGCAGGTGCGCAAGCGCAACGGCGATCTGGAAGCGGTCGACGTCAACAAGATCGTCAGAGCCGTCGAGCGCTGGGTGGGCGACCTCGACGAGGTTGACCCGATGCGGGTGGCGACCAAGACGATCAGCGGGCTCTACGACGGTGCCACCACCGCCGAGCTCGACAAGCTGTCGATCCAGACCGCCGCCGAGCTGATCGGCGAGGAGCCGCAGTATTCGCGGCTGGCCGCGCGGTTGCTGGCCGCCTATGTGGACAAAGAGGTGCGCGGCCAGGGTGTCGCGAGCTTCAGCCAGTCGATCCGCTACGCCTTTGACCAGGGGCTGATCGGCGACGAGACCGCCGCGTTCGTCGCCGCCAACGCGCGCAAGCTGGACGACGCCGTCGACCCGGCCGGTGACCAGCGCTTCGAATACTTCGGCCTGCGTACGGTCGCCGACCGCTATCTGCTCCGCCACCCGCAGACCCGCCTCAATGTCGAGACCCCGCAGTATTGGCTGCTGCGCGTCGCGTGTGGCCTGTCCACCACGCCGGCCGAGGCGATCGGGTTCTACCGCCTGATGTCGAGCCTGGCCTACCTGCCCAGCTCGCCGACACTGTTCAACTCGGGCACCCGGCACACCCAGATGTCGTCGTGCTTCCTGGTCGACTCGCCGCGCGACGAGCTCGACTCCATCTACGAGCGCTACCACCAGGTGGCGAAGCTCTCGAAGTTTTCCGGCGGGATCGGCATTTCGTGGAGCAGGGTGCGCGGCCGGGGCGCGCTGATCCGGGGCACCAACGGCAAGTCCAACGGGATCGTGCCGTTCCTGAAGACCCTCGACGCCGGCGTCGCCGCGGTCAACCAGGGCGGCCGGCGCAAGGGCGCCGCGTGCGTCTACCTCGAGCCGTGGCACCCCGACGTCGAGGAGTTCCTGGAGCTGCGCGACAACACCGGTGAGGACTCCCGGCGTACGCACAACCTCAACCTCGCCAACTGGATCCCCGACGAGTTCATGCGCCGCGTCGAGGCCGACGAGGACTGGTCGCTGATCGACCCATCCGACGCGCCGGAGCTGCCCGACCTGTTCGGCGAGGCGTTCGACGACGCCTACCGGGCCGCCGAGAAGAAGGCCGTCAAGACGGTCAAGGCCCGCGACCTCTACGGCCGGATGATGCGCACGCTCGCGCAGACCGGCAACGGCTGGATCACCTTCAAGGACCGGTCGAACGAGCTGTCCAATCAGACCGGCGCGCCGGGCAACAGCATCCACCTGTCCAACCTGTGCACCGAGATCCTCGAGGTCAACTCCGACGAGGAGACCGCGGTCTGCAACCTCGGCTCGATCAACGTGGGCGCCCACCTCGACGCCGATGGGATCGACTGGGAGCGGCTGCGCGCCACGGTCCGCACCGCGGTGGTGTTCCTCGACCGGGTCATCGACATCAACTACTACCCGTCGGCGCAGGCGGCGGCGTCGAACCCGCGCTGGCGTCCGGTCGGCCTCGGGCTGATGGGCCTGCAGGACGTGTTCTTCGCGCGGCGGCTGCCGTTCGACTCCGACGCGGCCAAGGAGCTGTCGACCCGGATCCAGGAGGAGATCCTGCTGACCGCGCTGGAGACCTCCGCCGGCCTGGCCGAGGAGTTCGGCGCGCACCCGGCCTTCGCGGAGACCCGCGCGGCGCAGGGCGACCTGCACCCGGACCTGTGGGGCGCGACGCCCACCCAGACCGAGCGGTGGGCGGCCTTGAAAACGCGGATCGCGGCGAACGGCTTGCGCAACTCGCTGCTGGTCGCGATCGCGCCGACGGCCACCATCGCGTCGATCGCCGGCTGCTACGAGTGCATCGAGCCGCAGGTGTCCAACCTCTTCAAGCGCGAGACCATTTCCGGCGAGTTCATGCAGATCAACACCTATCTGGTACGTGAACTGAAGGCGCTCGGCCTGTGGACCGCACCGATCCGCGAGCGGATCAAGCGCGCCGAAGGCTCGGTGCAGGACATCGCCGAACTGCCGGCCGACGTCCGCGACCTGTTCCGCACCGCGTGGGAGTTGCCGCAGCGGGCGCTGATCGACCTGGCCGCCGCCCGGGCGCCCTTCATCGACCAGTCGCAGTCGCTCAACCTGTTCCTGAGCGCGCCGACCATCGGCAAGCTCTCCTCGATGTATCTCTACGCCTGGAAAGCCGGGCTGAAGACCACCTATTACCTCCGGTCGCGCCCCGCGACCCGGATTCAGCAGGCCACCGTGGCGATCACGACGCTGCCGACCGTCGTCACCGATGCCGAGGCGTTGGCCTGCTCCCTGGAAAACCCCGAAAGCTGCGAGGCCTGCCAGTGA
- the meaB gene encoding methylmalonyl Co-A mutase-associated GTPase MeaB, producing MTAPAVDVEKLAAGVRAGATASVARAITLVESTRQDHRARAQELLTLLMPDAGGARRLGVSGVPGVGKSTFIDALGSQLTGAGHRVAVLAVDPSSTRSGGSILGDKTRMARLAVDEAAFVRPSPTAGTLGGVANATREAIVVVEAAGYDVVIVETVGVGQSEVTVAEMVDTFLLLTLARTGDQLQGIKKGVLELADVIAVNKADGPHATEAAKAARELSSALRLLRQPDDAWQPPVLTCSGLDGDGIAELWEQVGRHHEWLAASGDLDRRRGAQQVAWMWSTIRARLLDQLRHHADVATLAPALEAKVRDGGLTPAAAADEILAVFTKPGHPVP from the coding sequence ATGACCGCTCCCGCGGTCGACGTGGAGAAGCTGGCCGCCGGCGTGCGGGCCGGGGCCACCGCATCGGTCGCTCGGGCGATCACCCTGGTCGAGTCGACGCGGCAGGACCATCGGGCTCGCGCCCAGGAGCTGCTGACGCTGCTGATGCCCGACGCCGGTGGCGCGCGGCGGCTCGGTGTCAGCGGCGTGCCCGGCGTCGGGAAGTCCACCTTCATCGACGCGCTCGGTAGCCAGCTCACCGGCGCCGGCCACCGGGTCGCCGTGCTCGCCGTCGACCCCTCGTCGACCCGCAGCGGCGGCAGCATCCTCGGCGACAAGACCCGGATGGCGCGGCTGGCCGTCGACGAGGCCGCGTTCGTCCGCCCGTCGCCGACCGCCGGCACGCTCGGCGGCGTCGCCAACGCCACCCGCGAGGCGATCGTCGTCGTCGAGGCGGCCGGCTATGACGTGGTCATCGTCGAGACGGTCGGCGTCGGCCAGTCCGAGGTCACCGTCGCCGAGATGGTCGACACGTTCCTGTTGCTCACGCTCGCCCGCACCGGCGACCAGCTCCAGGGCATCAAGAAGGGCGTGCTCGAACTCGCCGACGTCATCGCGGTCAACAAGGCCGACGGTCCACATGCGACCGAAGCGGCCAAGGCGGCCCGCGAGCTGTCCTCGGCGCTGCGGCTGCTGAGACAACCCGACGACGCCTGGCAACCGCCCGTGCTCACCTGCAGCGGCCTCGATGGTGACGGCATCGCCGAGCTGTGGGAACAGGTCGGCCGGCACCACGAATGGCTGGCCGCTTCCGGCGACCTCGACCGGCGCCGAGGTGCGCAGCAGGTGGCCTGGATGTGGTCGACGATAAGGGCGCGACTGCTCGACCAACTGCGCCACCACGCCGACGTCGCCACCCTCGCACCCGCCCTGGAAGCCAAGGTCCGCGACGGCGGCCTCACCCCGGCCGCAGCCGCCGACGAGATCCTCGCGGTCTTCACGAAGCCGGGCCACCCTGTCCCATAG
- a CDS encoding short-chain fatty acyl-CoA regulator family protein, whose protein sequence is MAPRMGVRLRRFREQRALTQAALARALGISASYVNQIESDQRPLTSPVLLRLVSAYGVDPREFSAEAADRLVAQLRDVFGDPGAGEPVTLAEARELTTTMPAVARFVVELHSRYRRELARSESIAGQIFSGAPPTAYEEVRDLFYANRNYFDLLDTAAEALFARAGLTTRELVAYLADRHRIGVEELPEGDGAELKRRFDPGTRTLSLSPLLSPGQRAFQLAAHLATIEAADEIDRIVADADLVDDDTRKLARIGLSSYFAGATILPYQQFRDAAEELRYDIDLLRRRFRVGFETIAHRLSTLQRPQARGVPFFFVRVDRAGNISKRQSATDFHFSKVGGSCPLWNIYAAFAEPGTIRAQLAEMPDGRGYLWVARTVSRHTGGYGSPTQAFAIGLGCDLRHASRLVYADGLDLNNPAARTPIGPGCKVCERPACPQRAFPAIGASLRADPGRSRFAPYAME, encoded by the coding sequence GTGGCACCGCGGATGGGCGTTCGGCTGCGGCGCTTCCGCGAGCAGCGGGCGCTCACCCAGGCCGCGCTCGCGCGGGCGCTCGGTATCTCGGCCAGCTATGTCAACCAGATCGAGTCCGATCAGCGGCCGCTGACCTCCCCGGTGCTGTTGCGGCTGGTTTCGGCGTATGGCGTCGATCCTCGGGAGTTCTCCGCCGAAGCCGCCGACCGGCTCGTGGCGCAACTGCGCGACGTCTTCGGTGACCCTGGCGCCGGCGAGCCGGTCACTCTCGCCGAGGCGCGCGAGCTGACCACCACGATGCCGGCCGTCGCCCGCTTCGTCGTCGAGTTGCACAGCCGCTACCGTCGCGAACTGGCGCGCAGCGAGTCGATCGCCGGGCAGATCTTTTCTGGCGCACCACCGACGGCGTACGAAGAGGTCCGCGATCTGTTCTATGCCAACCGCAACTACTTCGACCTGCTCGACACCGCGGCCGAGGCGCTGTTCGCCCGGGCCGGCCTGACCACGCGCGAGCTGGTCGCCTATCTGGCCGACCGGCACCGGATCGGTGTCGAGGAGTTGCCGGAGGGGGACGGCGCCGAGCTCAAGCGCCGCTTCGACCCGGGGACCCGGACGCTGTCGTTGTCGCCCCTGCTGTCGCCCGGTCAGCGGGCGTTCCAGCTCGCGGCCCACCTGGCCACCATCGAGGCGGCAGACGAGATCGACCGGATCGTCGCGGACGCGGACTTGGTCGACGACGACACCAGGAAGTTGGCCCGGATCGGGCTGTCCAGCTATTTCGCCGGCGCGACGATCCTGCCCTACCAACAGTTCCGGGACGCGGCCGAGGAGCTGCGCTACGACATCGACCTGCTGCGGCGGCGGTTCCGGGTCGGTTTCGAGACCATCGCGCACCGGCTCAGCACGCTGCAACGGCCGCAGGCCCGGGGCGTGCCGTTCTTCTTCGTGCGGGTCGACCGTGCGGGCAACATCTCCAAGCGGCAGTCGGCGACCGACTTCCACTTCTCCAAGGTGGGCGGTTCGTGTCCACTGTGGAATATCTACGCCGCGTTCGCGGAGCCGGGCACGATTCGCGCGCAGCTCGCGGAGATGCCGGACGGGCGGGGATATCTGTGGGTGGCCCGCACGGTGTCCCGGCACACCGGCGGCTACGGTTCGCCCACCCAGGCCTTCGCGATCGGGCTCGGCTGCGACCTGCGGCACGCGTCGCGGCTGGTTTATGCCGACGGTCTCGACCTCAACAACCCCGCCGCCCGAACACCGATCGGGCCCGGTTGCAAGGTCTGCGAACGCCCGGCGTGCCCGCAACGGGCGTTCCCGGCGATCGGAGCGTCGCTGCGTGCAGATCCGGGCCGGTCCCGGTTCGCGCCCTACGCGATGGAGTAA
- a CDS encoding helix-turn-helix domain-containing protein, which translates to MVRQPLTPEQIAAGQRVGAALRAARAGRSLVEVALAAGISPETLRKIEAGRLPAPAFGTVVCLSQALDLPLSDLADIWLADLPIRQAS; encoded by the coding sequence ATGGTTCGCCAACCACTCACCCCCGAACAGATCGCAGCGGGCCAGCGCGTCGGAGCCGCCCTCCGGGCGGCGCGGGCAGGTCGCAGCCTCGTCGAGGTGGCCCTGGCGGCCGGAATTTCCCCCGAGACGCTACGCAAGATCGAGGCGGGCCGCCTGCCGGCACCCGCGTTCGGCACGGTGGTCTGCCTCAGCCAGGCCCTTGACCTCCCGCTCAGCGACCTGGCCGACATCTGGCTGGCCGACCTGCCCATCCGCCAGGCCTCCTAG
- a CDS encoding FadR/GntR family transcriptional regulator, which translates to MTATVQRRPLAAQTAELLLGRIRDGEWSLGHKLPSETTLAAQLGVGRSTVREAIRELAGKGVLDPRQGAGVFVTSLDVAEDWDVVLRRASIVSVIEARIGIEAEAAGLAADRRTPADLRAIRRALANRITDGQTREEHVDADMALHRLVVVAAHNPVLTELFDGFVPRVRTAMVDLLRIRPLAAPEADHAAHAALVQAIADRDPRAAAERSRAHLTALKGAFA; encoded by the coding sequence GTGACAGCGACGGTCCAACGCCGGCCCCTGGCGGCACAGACCGCGGAGCTTCTGCTGGGGCGCATCCGCGACGGCGAGTGGTCGCTCGGGCACAAGCTGCCGAGCGAGACCACCCTCGCGGCCCAGCTCGGCGTCGGCCGGTCGACCGTGCGGGAGGCCATCCGGGAGCTCGCCGGCAAGGGCGTGCTGGATCCTCGCCAGGGCGCCGGCGTGTTCGTCACCTCGCTCGACGTCGCCGAAGACTGGGACGTCGTGCTCCGCCGGGCCTCCATCGTCTCGGTCATCGAAGCCCGGATCGGGATCGAGGCGGAGGCGGCCGGGCTCGCGGCCGACCGGCGTACGCCGGCGGACCTGCGCGCCATCCGCCGCGCGCTCGCGAACAGGATCACCGACGGGCAGACCCGCGAGGAACATGTCGACGCCGACATGGCGCTGCACCGGCTGGTGGTGGTCGCCGCGCACAACCCCGTACTCACGGAATTGTTCGATGGTTTTGTTCCTCGGGTGCGCACGGCGATGGTCGACCTGTTGCGGATCCGCCCGCTCGCCGCGCCGGAGGCCGACCACGCCGCCCACGCGGCGCTGGTGCAGGCGATCGCCGATCGCGACCCCCGCGCAGCCGCCGAGCGCAGCCGGGCCCACCTGACGGCGTTGAAGGGGGCGTTCGCCTGA